One Clostridia bacterium DNA segment encodes these proteins:
- a CDS encoding spore coat protein, translating into MTQPLTQKERMLLEDQKKHEEICIQKYQTYAAQVQDPQLKQLLNSYAEQERQHLNTINQLLAGQVPPVNQSQQQPQSQPQPQTAAFNQARPQDAALLTDLLMTEKYVSGAYNTAIFEFTCPQRRAILNHIQKEEQQHGEGLFQYMQAHGMYQPQ; encoded by the coding sequence ATGACCCAACCATTAACCCAGAAAGAAAGAATGTTGCTGGAAGATCAAAAGAAGCATGAGGAGATCTGTATCCAAAAATACCAAACTTACGCCGCCCAAGTGCAGGATCCTCAACTAAAACAGCTGCTCAACAGTTATGCCGAACAAGAACGGCAGCACCTAAACACCATTAACCAACTGCTGGCGGGGCAGGTTCCTCCCGTGAACCAATCGCAGCAACAACCCCAATCCCAGCCCCAGCCGCAAACAGCCGCTTTTAACCAAGCCCGGCCGCAGGATGCGGCCCTGCTGACGGACCTCTTGATGACGGAAAAATACGTCTCCGGTGCTTATAATACGGCTATCTTTGAGTTTACCTGCCCGCAAAGACGGGCCATCCTCAATCACATTCAAAAAGAAGAGCAGCAGCACGGCGAAGGACTGTTCCAGTACATGCAGGCCCACGGCATGTACCAGCCGCAGTAA